A genomic stretch from uncultured Cohaesibacter sp. includes:
- a CDS encoding GSCFA domain-containing protein, producing the protein MSPYSNLPSKKFWRLSVPDRIEEVKDLYKKKFSISGKNIATAGSCFAQEIARGLRKNGYSVIDAEPCPGGHPIRGEIQKSFGYGLYSARHGNIYTSRQLLQLCKEAFGILCPHPDVYIWKKEENFFDAFRPSVEPCGLPSQEEVIAQRLDHLKRFRKVLLECDIFIFTLGLTETWEHTGTHLVFPTAPGVIAGQYDSRLYQFKNLSFLEVYNDFVEFRTLVKENNPKAKFILTVSPVPLTATASNDHVLVATVRSKSILRAVAGQLYDEFVDVDYFPSYEIFSTPFLGKPMFMENKRTVSRKGVAEVMKVFFSEHNEMSLPEAGSEQTEADSDKVVCEEALLDAFAGVKNEK; encoded by the coding sequence ATGTCTCCATATAGTAATTTACCTTCAAAAAAGTTCTGGAGGTTATCTGTTCCTGATCGTATCGAAGAGGTCAAGGATTTATATAAAAAGAAATTTTCCATCTCCGGCAAAAATATCGCAACTGCAGGAAGTTGCTTCGCGCAAGAAATAGCAAGGGGTTTAAGGAAGAACGGATACTCCGTTATTGATGCTGAGCCGTGTCCTGGCGGGCACCCGATCCGTGGTGAAATTCAGAAATCTTTTGGATATGGACTTTACTCCGCGCGGCATGGCAATATTTACACTTCCAGGCAGCTTCTGCAATTGTGTAAAGAAGCATTCGGAATATTATGCCCACATCCGGATGTTTATATTTGGAAAAAGGAAGAAAATTTTTTTGACGCATTTCGCCCTTCTGTAGAACCTTGCGGGCTACCGTCTCAGGAAGAAGTTATTGCACAGAGACTAGACCATTTGAAAAGATTTAGAAAAGTATTGTTGGAATGCGATATTTTTATATTTACCTTGGGACTTACGGAGACTTGGGAACATACCGGCACACATTTGGTCTTCCCAACTGCGCCTGGTGTTATTGCAGGGCAATATGATTCTAGACTGTATCAGTTTAAAAATCTGAGTTTTTTGGAAGTTTATAATGATTTTGTTGAGTTTAGAACTCTGGTAAAAGAAAATAATCCAAAAGCGAAATTCATACTGACGGTCTCTCCCGTTCCCCTTACCGCTACAGCATCTAATGATCATGTATTGGTTGCGACGGTGCGCTCCAAATCTATATTAAGGGCAGTGGCTGGACAGCTTTATGATGAGTTCGTAGACGTAGACTATTTTCCATCATATGAGATATTTAGCACGCCTTTCCTCGGTAAACCAATGTTTATGGAAAACAAAAGAACCGTTTCAAGAAAAGGAGTTGCCGAGGTAATGAAAGTTTTCTTCTCGGAGCACAATGAGATGTCTTTACCTGAAGCAGGATCAGAACAAACCGAGGCGGATTCAGATAAGGTGGTTTGTGAAGAAGCTCTTTTAGATGCTTTTGCAGGTGTAAAAAATGAAAAATAA
- a CDS encoding transposase, with product MHKSSDTLHYIAPGKPHSQRLQAIACRATMQNGLVESFNGSFSEECLNETLFSSLAQARHEIKAWKDDYNTERLHSSLGNLTPNEYAAQSALKLAAA from the coding sequence ATACACAAAAGTTCTGACACTCTCCACTATATCGCACCTGGCAAACCCCACTCTCAGCGATTGCAGGCAATCGCTTGCCGTGCAACGATGCAGAATGGCCTTGTCGAAAGCTTCAATGGCAGCTTCAGCGAAGAGTGCCTGAACGAAACCCTGTTTTCCTCATTGGCGCAGGCCCGGCACGAGATCAAAGCATGGAAGGACGATTACAACACCGAGAGGCTCCATTCTTCTTTGGGTAACCTCACACCAAACGAATATGCAGCTCAATCAGCCTTGAAACTGGCTGCTGCATGA
- a CDS encoding IS256 family transposase gives MTISKELLDELLKDCDRPEDLLGDSGLMKELKIKLMERMLGAELSAHLGYEASKDAPADQPNRRNGTSRKRLQIQDGDLPISVPRDRDGSFEPELVKKGQTWIDGMDDKIIGLYAAGLSVRDIRPHLEDVYGLQVSPDLISRVTDVVLDEVKEWQGRGLERFYPIVIFDALRVKIRDGDSRMVKNKAVYVALGITRDGVREVLGLWIADNEGAKFWLSVMNELKNQGVEDILIAVVDGLRGFPQAITAAFPDTIVQTCIVHLVRHSLNFCSWKDRKGVAAGLRLIYSAPTADLAAQELDHFEEKWMDKYPSIAPAWQEVIPFFAFDPAIRKIIYTTNAIESLNRVIRKTIKTRGSFPTEEAATKLIYLAIRNFQNGGRNVREWFAARNQFAIMFQERFNT, from the coding sequence ATGACGATATCAAAGGAATTACTGGACGAGCTTCTCAAGGACTGCGATCGGCCTGAAGATCTGCTTGGCGATAGCGGTCTTATGAAGGAACTCAAGATCAAGTTGATGGAGCGGATGCTTGGTGCTGAGCTGAGCGCCCATCTTGGTTATGAAGCGAGCAAGGACGCACCTGCCGATCAGCCTAATCGCCGCAATGGTACATCGAGGAAGCGGCTGCAGATCCAGGATGGGGACTTGCCGATCTCGGTTCCCCGCGATCGAGATGGCAGTTTTGAGCCAGAATTGGTCAAGAAAGGTCAGACCTGGATTGATGGCATGGATGACAAGATCATCGGCCTTTATGCTGCCGGTCTCTCGGTTCGCGACATCCGACCTCATCTTGAGGATGTTTATGGCCTTCAAGTTTCCCCTGATCTGATCAGTCGGGTGACGGATGTTGTCCTGGATGAAGTGAAGGAATGGCAGGGGCGTGGACTTGAGCGTTTCTATCCTATCGTGATTTTCGATGCACTGCGCGTCAAGATCCGGGATGGCGACAGCCGCATGGTCAAGAACAAGGCCGTTTATGTGGCCCTTGGCATCACGCGAGACGGTGTTCGTGAGGTTCTGGGCCTCTGGATTGCCGACAATGAGGGTGCCAAATTCTGGCTCTCAGTTATGAATGAGTTGAAGAACCAGGGCGTCGAGGACATTCTCATCGCCGTGGTTGACGGTCTCAGAGGCTTTCCCCAAGCCATCACAGCCGCCTTTCCTGATACCATTGTGCAGACCTGCATCGTGCATCTGGTCCGTCATTCGCTGAACTTTTGTTCCTGGAAGGATCGCAAGGGTGTGGCGGCCGGCCTCAGGCTTATTTACAGCGCCCCGACTGCCGATCTGGCCGCGCAGGAACTAGATCACTTCGAGGAAAAATGGATGGATAAATATCCCTCCATTGCTCCGGCATGGCAGGAGGTTATTCCCTTCTTTGCCTTCGATCCGGCCATCCGGAAGATCATCTATACGACCAATGCTATCGAGAGCCTGAATAGGGTGATCCGAAAGACCATTAAAACGCGAGGCTCGTTTCCGACCGAGGAGGCTGCGACCAAGCTGATCTATTTGGCCATTCGCAATTTTCAAAACGGAGGCAGAAATGTCAGAGAATGGTTTGCGGCAAGGAACCAATTCGCTATCATGTTCCAAGAGCGCTTCAATACGTGA
- the pseF gene encoding pseudaminic acid cytidylyltransferase has translation MTICIIPARGGSKRIPRKNIRSFLGKPMIAWSIEAAHDAGCFDRVIVSTDDLEIAEVAKDCGADVPFIRETELSGDFVATKPVVADGVRQLSCHPNVGICCLYATAPFVTAADLKRSWIQFSESDAEFLMAVTSFAYPVQRALRMTKGGMVSMADPSKLLTRSQDLEEMWHDAGQFYWGWAGCWVDENKEIFSSNSYGYSLPRHRVQDIDTEEDLIRAEAMKIALTHLPQAK, from the coding sequence ATGACCATTTGCATCATTCCCGCTCGCGGAGGGTCCAAACGGATTCCTCGGAAGAATATACGGTCATTTTTAGGAAAGCCTATGATTGCTTGGTCTATTGAAGCTGCCCATGATGCAGGGTGTTTTGATCGGGTCATTGTGTCAACCGACGACTTAGAAATTGCGGAGGTTGCAAAGGATTGCGGGGCTGATGTTCCTTTCATTCGTGAAACGGAACTATCTGGAGACTTTGTGGCCACGAAGCCTGTTGTTGCGGACGGCGTTCGCCAGCTTTCTTGCCATCCGAATGTAGGAATTTGTTGTTTATACGCTACAGCGCCATTTGTTACTGCAGCCGATTTAAAAAGGTCATGGATACAGTTTTCTGAGTCTGATGCAGAATTCTTGATGGCGGTTACTAGTTTTGCTTATCCAGTTCAACGGGCATTAAGAATGACAAAAGGCGGGATGGTTTCCATGGCCGATCCATCTAAACTGCTGACCCGCAGTCAGGACCTTGAGGAAATGTGGCACGATGCAGGACAGTTTTATTGGGGGTGGGCCGGCTGTTGGGTGGACGAGAACAAAGAGATCTTTAGTTCCAATTCCTACGGCTATTCTCTTCCTCGTCATCGCGTACAAGATATCGACACTGAAGAAGATTTGATCCGAGCTGAAGCTATGAAAATCGCCTTAACTCACTTACCACAAGCGAAGTAA
- a CDS encoding capsular polysaccharide biosynthesis protein codes for MFGSYFSKEKKIFIFGFSHWKTFVEHWFPNGLVINGPFRISKRSFGLKWRWLILFSKKPEVYVWSYNSPKFLEKFCKENRIPLVRVEDGFLRSIDLGARHTVPLSLCFDRSGYLYFDASGQSDLENLIQNYDFDSNPLLMKRAERGMAKLVESRLSKYNISNDGDIEKLYGKKTKKRVLVIGQVEGDMSIIKGCDCSIDNNAFVRIVAKDNPGSQIIYKPHPEVLSGIRKQPRQSNPDDVKDVALVLEEDIILSDCFSTIDQVYTISSLAGFEALMRGIPVSCYGMPFYAGWGVTSDRQTCPRRTKKRSVVEIFAAAYLLYPVYRNPFTNAKMEFEDAVQLLGKLKRDRK; via the coding sequence ATGTTTGGAAGTTATTTTTCAAAAGAAAAGAAAATTTTTATTTTTGGGTTCAGTCATTGGAAAACATTTGTCGAGCACTGGTTTCCAAATGGATTAGTTATAAATGGACCATTTCGAATATCCAAACGGAGCTTTGGATTGAAATGGAGATGGCTCATTCTATTCAGTAAGAAGCCTGAAGTTTATGTGTGGAGCTATAATAGTCCAAAATTTTTGGAAAAATTTTGCAAAGAAAATAGAATTCCTCTAGTTAGAGTCGAAGATGGTTTTCTTCGCTCTATTGATTTGGGTGCTCGACATACAGTTCCCCTATCATTGTGCTTTGATCGTTCAGGGTATTTGTATTTTGATGCTTCAGGTCAAAGCGATCTGGAGAACTTAATACAGAACTACGACTTTGACTCGAACCCCTTGCTAATGAAGCGAGCCGAAAGGGGGATGGCGAAGCTGGTTGAGTCTAGATTAAGCAAATACAATATTTCTAATGACGGAGATATTGAAAAATTATACGGAAAAAAAACAAAGAAGAGAGTGTTGGTGATTGGTCAGGTTGAAGGGGATATGTCAATCATAAAGGGGTGTGATTGCTCAATCGATAATAATGCTTTTGTGCGGATTGTTGCAAAAGATAACCCAGGTTCACAAATTATTTATAAACCTCATCCCGAGGTGCTAAGTGGGATACGGAAGCAGCCCCGCCAATCAAACCCCGATGACGTGAAAGATGTGGCATTGGTACTCGAAGAGGACATTATCTTGTCCGATTGTTTTAGTACTATAGATCAAGTATATACCATATCCTCTCTTGCGGGCTTTGAGGCCCTAATGAGAGGAATCCCTGTTTCTTGCTATGGAATGCCGTTCTATGCGGGTTGGGGCGTCACATCAGATCGACAAACATGTCCAAGGAGAACAAAGAAGAGGTCTGTTGTTGAGATTTTTGCAGCCGCTTATCTACTGTATCCAGTTTACCGGAATCCATTTACAAACGCAAAAATGGAGTTTGAAGATGCCGTGCAATTGTTAGGTAAACTCAAAAGAGATAGAAAATAG
- the pseG gene encoding UDP-2,4-diacetamido-2,4,6-trideoxy-beta-L-altropyranose hydrolase gives MKVAFRTDASFEAGSGHVMRCLTLATALRSKGVDVVFICRDLPGSLVDLLQSKGFSVQLLPPIQMRRIDRSMAGRSIYAAWLGVPQELDALQTCQYFPSQLFDWMIVDHYGIDFEWEEIVSSKFRNLMVIDDLADRYHCCDLLLDQTLGRQTDAYSRLVPTRCQVLTGVKYALLRPEFTASRSESLRRRRKSGIKHLLISMGGIDKDNVTGKILNSLRKIELFNLDHITIVMGANAPWLESVQDIAAKPSSINTSVHVNVSDMDQLMSKADLAIGAAGSTAWERCCMGLPTIVAILAENQREVADALVEKKCAIALPENCFGKDYLQAALLRFNDIIFFQQVQENCQHLVDGRGTERVSELILQKDCN, from the coding sequence ATGAAGGTCGCTTTTCGAACAGATGCCTCTTTTGAGGCTGGCTCAGGCCACGTGATGCGCTGTTTGACTCTTGCCACCGCTTTGCGCAGCAAAGGGGTTGATGTTGTTTTTATTTGCCGAGATCTACCTGGGAGCCTAGTTGATCTTTTGCAATCTAAAGGTTTTTCTGTCCAATTGTTGCCCCCAATTCAAATGCGACGGATAGACCGTTCTATGGCTGGTCGTAGCATCTACGCTGCCTGGCTTGGTGTGCCACAAGAGCTGGATGCCCTTCAGACGTGTCAGTATTTTCCTTCGCAACTATTTGATTGGATGATAGTTGATCACTATGGCATTGACTTTGAGTGGGAGGAAATTGTTTCTTCCAAATTTCGAAATTTGATGGTCATTGATGATCTAGCCGATAGGTATCACTGTTGTGATTTATTGCTTGATCAGACCTTGGGGCGACAAACTGATGCATATAGTCGATTGGTTCCTACAAGATGCCAAGTATTGACGGGAGTTAAGTATGCTTTGTTGCGGCCTGAATTTACAGCTTCCCGTAGTGAGAGTCTACGTCGTCGACGCAAAAGTGGAATCAAGCATCTTCTAATATCCATGGGTGGTATAGATAAGGACAATGTCACAGGGAAGATCCTGAATAGTTTGCGAAAGATTGAACTTTTTAATCTAGATCATATCACTATAGTGATGGGAGCTAATGCTCCTTGGCTGGAAAGTGTTCAAGATATAGCTGCGAAGCCCTCATCGATCAATACCTCTGTACATGTGAATGTCAGTGATATGGACCAGTTGATGAGTAAAGCAGATCTGGCGATAGGCGCTGCAGGGAGTACCGCTTGGGAGCGTTGTTGCATGGGGCTCCCCACAATCGTTGCAATTCTGGCCGAAAATCAGAGAGAGGTTGCTGATGCTCTGGTTGAAAAAAAATGTGCAATCGCTTTGCCTGAAAATTGCTTTGGTAAAGACTATCTTCAGGCTGCCCTCCTGCGCTTCAATGACATTATTTTCTTTCAGCAGGTTCAAGAGAACTGTCAACATTTGGTGGATGGAAGAGGAACAGAGAGAGTTTCTGAACTTATTTTGCAAAAGGATTGCAATTGA
- a CDS encoding polysaccharide pyruvyl transferase family protein, producing MKYVLVSTYPKEGTQNIGDKLIEQCCSNAIRSVDPKADISAIWRASSWNDVKDVIHSSDRIVFACLAIRKNILSVYPYLENILSASIPFSVLSAGTALPIEAANLFSKGFTANDLDILKRTAYAAQTFTTRGVLSQAFCEKNGLHEAKLSGDIAFFDNRYDELKFAKTKSIANIAISDPHYSQFYESAFEELVNSLKNFFPNANIDCLLHGKNSTIKTLCDKLELKCHAIYQQPNTGLNIYDNYDLHVGFRIHGHVSALKRRIPSYLLEQDGRGTDYGLTFSRKISIPCYRVPRPVSQKLCNEKEKMPAQVTAAPSSIQLLSTIIAQDYLDGFVRFLGFETEINRFNTRNISEIKKICSPYLE from the coding sequence GTGAAATACGTGTTGGTCAGCACCTATCCTAAAGAAGGCACTCAAAATATTGGCGACAAATTGATTGAGCAATGTTGTTCAAATGCGATCCGTTCGGTAGATCCAAAAGCAGATATTTCAGCAATATGGAGGGCCAGTTCTTGGAATGATGTGAAGGACGTCATTCACAGCTCGGACCGTATAGTATTCGCTTGCCTCGCCATTCGGAAAAACATCCTTTCCGTTTATCCATATCTAGAGAACATATTAAGCGCAAGCATTCCATTTTCCGTATTATCCGCCGGCACAGCTCTGCCAATTGAAGCCGCCAACTTGTTCTCAAAAGGGTTCACCGCAAATGATCTCGACATACTCAAACGCACAGCTTATGCGGCTCAGACATTCACTACACGCGGCGTCCTTTCACAAGCCTTTTGTGAAAAAAACGGTCTTCATGAAGCTAAATTAAGTGGCGATATCGCGTTTTTCGACAACCGTTACGACGAATTAAAATTCGCCAAAACGAAATCTATAGCGAACATCGCAATTAGTGACCCACATTACAGTCAATTTTATGAGTCTGCGTTTGAAGAATTGGTCAATTCTTTAAAGAATTTTTTCCCTAATGCTAATATTGATTGTCTTCTTCATGGTAAAAACTCTACTATAAAAACTCTTTGCGATAAGCTTGAACTCAAATGTCACGCAATTTATCAACAGCCCAACACTGGCCTCAACATTTATGACAACTACGACCTACATGTAGGATTCCGTATACATGGACATGTAAGCGCTTTGAAAAGACGTATTCCAAGCTACTTGCTGGAGCAAGATGGTCGAGGGACGGACTATGGCCTCACTTTTTCACGCAAAATCAGCATTCCTTGTTACAGAGTTCCACGCCCTGTTTCACAAAAGCTTTGTAACGAAAAAGAGAAGATGCCTGCTCAAGTTACTGCAGCTCCCTCATCAATTCAGCTTCTCAGTACAATAATAGCGCAGGACTATCTAGACGGTTTCGTTCGCTTTCTTGGTTTTGAAACTGAAATAAATAGGTTTAACACACGAAATATTTCTGAAATTAAGAAAATCTGCTCACCCTATCTAGAGTGA
- the pseH gene encoding UDP-4-amino-4,6-dideoxy-N-acetyl-beta-L-altrosamine N-acetyltransferase: protein MAIDRVRNMKDGDLEIVLSWRNHPDVRPFMFDASVIKTEQHQSWFDKVSADPTRRLLIYEHDSQALGFIQFSEVEVGGISEWGFYKAPISPRGTGLALGVTALRFAFRTLGLHKVCGRVLAFNEGSHKMHRSLGFKQEGLLKDQHKLDNRYVDVYCYGLFQHDLVDSVKS, encoded by the coding sequence ATGGCTATTGATCGTGTTCGCAATATGAAAGATGGGGACTTAGAAATAGTACTCTCTTGGCGAAACCACCCTGACGTGCGGCCGTTTATGTTTGATGCATCTGTAATAAAAACTGAACAACATCAGTCTTGGTTTGATAAGGTAAGTGCGGATCCGACGCGCCGCTTGCTAATCTATGAACACGATAGTCAAGCTCTAGGATTTATCCAATTTTCTGAAGTGGAAGTTGGAGGTATTTCGGAGTGGGGGTTTTACAAAGCGCCTATTTCCCCTAGGGGAACCGGCCTGGCATTAGGAGTGACTGCTCTTCGCTTTGCTTTTAGAACTCTGGGGTTACACAAGGTTTGCGGGCGTGTGCTAGCCTTCAATGAAGGATCCCATAAAATGCATAGATCCCTTGGTTTTAAGCAAGAAGGGTTACTAAAGGATCAGCATAAACTCGACAACAGATACGTAGATGTTTACTGTTATGGTCTTTTTCAACATGATTTAGTTGATAGCGTGAAGTCATGA
- the pseI gene encoding pseudaminic acid synthase — translation MDFKIADREIGPSYRPYVIAEISANHNGDICKAKKIILEAKRAGADAVKIQTYRADTITIKSDLPDFMIEDGLWAGQSLYELYEQAHTPWEWHRELFSFAREMGITIFSSPFDTTAVDFLEELNAPAYKIASFEAIDLPLIRYVAATGKPMIISTGMADETEIGEAITAAREAGCKQLAVLHCVSGYPAPAEDYNLRTISDMIDRFGVIVGLSDHTISNTTAVLSVAFGASIVEKHVTLDRDGGGPDDSFSLEPKDLTDLCDQLSSAWLSLGCVDYGRKSSERANIKFRRSIYAVKDIEVGEAFTSDNVKSIRPGYGLKPKFLPEVLNRRAAKKIHAGTPLAWELVRDN, via the coding sequence ATGGATTTCAAGATTGCGGACAGGGAGATCGGGCCAAGTTATCGACCCTATGTCATTGCAGAGATTTCTGCCAACCACAATGGTGATATCTGCAAGGCTAAAAAAATCATCCTTGAGGCGAAAAGAGCTGGAGCAGACGCTGTAAAAATTCAGACCTATCGCGCTGATACAATTACAATTAAATCCGATCTTCCTGATTTCATGATCGAAGATGGGCTTTGGGCGGGGCAATCTCTTTATGAGCTTTATGAGCAGGCTCATACACCATGGGAATGGCACAGAGAGCTATTTAGTTTTGCCCGAGAGATGGGAATAACGATATTTAGTTCTCCGTTCGATACAACCGCAGTGGATTTTTTGGAGGAACTAAATGCTCCTGCATACAAGATAGCATCCTTTGAGGCTATTGATCTGCCTCTCATTCGCTATGTTGCAGCCACTGGTAAGCCTATGATCATTTCAACAGGAATGGCGGACGAAACCGAGATTGGAGAAGCTATTACTGCGGCAAGAGAGGCTGGATGCAAACAGTTAGCCGTTTTGCATTGTGTGTCTGGATATCCTGCTCCTGCTGAAGATTATAATTTACGAACGATATCGGACATGATCGATAGGTTCGGTGTTATAGTCGGGCTGTCTGACCATACTATTAGCAACACTACCGCTGTGTTGAGTGTCGCTTTCGGGGCTTCAATTGTAGAAAAGCATGTGACATTAGATCGTGATGGAGGAGGACCTGATGATAGCTTTTCTTTAGAGCCAAAAGACCTGACGGATCTTTGTGATCAGTTGTCTTCCGCATGGTTATCCTTAGGGTGTGTGGATTATGGACGGAAATCGAGTGAGAGGGCCAATATAAAGTTTCGAAGATCAATCTATGCTGTGAAGGATATAGAAGTAGGAGAAGCTTTTACCTCTGATAATGTAAAATCTATTCGTCCTGGGTATGGATTGAAACCCAAGTTCCTACCTGAAGTTCTTAATCGAAGAGCCGCTAAAAAAATTCATGCTGGTACCCCTTTGGCATGGGAATTGGTAAGGGACAATTGA
- the pseC gene encoding UDP-4-amino-4,6-dideoxy-N-acetyl-beta-L-altrosamine transaminase, with product MIPYGRQHITQQDIDAVVDVLKSDFLTQGPVLPRFEDALKQKVGVQYAVAVNSATSALHLAVRSLDLGPGDVLWTSPITFVASANCALYCGADIDFVDIDPVSYNMCPKALAKKLAEAETIGRLPKVIIPVHLSGQSTKAEEIARLARSYGVKIVEDASHSVGSKYQDCYVGDCRYSDITVFSFHPVKIITSGEGGVAVTNDENLANRMALLRSHGVTRNADLMTHEPHGFWYYQQIDLGYNYRMTEMQAALVLSQLDRLDEYVAQRNKIARRYDKLLLDLPLATPEIDKEVYSAFHLYIIRLRLDVIGRSHKEVFESLRANGIGVNLHYIPVHTQPYYQSMGFREGDFPNSEQYYKEAISIPLFPELNADMQDQVIGALKKALSS from the coding sequence ATGATACCTTATGGAAGACAGCATATTACTCAGCAAGATATTGATGCTGTAGTTGATGTTTTGAAATCAGACTTTCTTACCCAAGGGCCTGTTTTGCCTCGCTTTGAAGATGCGTTAAAACAAAAAGTGGGAGTGCAATATGCTGTTGCAGTTAACTCTGCAACTTCGGCTTTGCATCTGGCTGTACGAAGCCTAGATCTTGGTCCGGGTGATGTTCTTTGGACTTCTCCGATAACTTTTGTTGCTAGCGCTAATTGCGCACTCTATTGTGGTGCCGATATAGACTTTGTTGATATCGATCCTGTTTCATATAATATGTGCCCCAAAGCGCTGGCTAAGAAACTAGCCGAAGCCGAAACTATTGGTCGACTTCCAAAGGTCATTATACCAGTGCATCTATCCGGTCAGTCAACTAAAGCGGAAGAGATCGCAAGACTTGCAAGATCTTATGGAGTAAAGATTGTTGAAGATGCAAGCCATTCAGTTGGAAGTAAATATCAAGATTGCTATGTAGGTGATTGCCGTTACTCTGATATAACAGTTTTTAGTTTTCATCCCGTCAAGATTATTACCAGTGGAGAAGGTGGTGTTGCTGTAACAAATGATGAAAATTTGGCGAATAGAATGGCCTTGCTTCGCAGCCATGGTGTAACTCGAAATGCAGATCTGATGACGCACGAACCACATGGCTTCTGGTATTATCAGCAGATTGATCTTGGTTACAACTACCGTATGACTGAAATGCAAGCGGCTTTGGTTCTTAGCCAGCTTGATCGACTTGACGAATATGTAGCGCAGCGCAATAAAATTGCTCGCCGATATGATAAGCTTCTTTTGGATTTACCATTAGCTACACCGGAAATCGATAAGGAAGTTTATTCCGCTTTCCATCTGTATATTATTCGGCTGCGACTTGATGTGATAGGACGTAGCCACAAGGAAGTATTTGAGAGCTTACGCGCAAATGGAATAGGGGTTAATCTTCACTATATTCCAGTCCACACTCAACCATATTATCAATCAATGGGCTTTAGAGAGGGAGATTTTCCGAACTCTGAGCAATATTATAAAGAAGCAATTAGTATTCCGCTTTTTCCTGAGCTAAATGCGGATATGCAGGATCAAGTCATTGGTGCTTTGAAAAAGGCCTTATCTTCATGA